The following are from one region of the Ornithorhynchus anatinus isolate Pmale09 chromosome X1, mOrnAna1.pri.v4, whole genome shotgun sequence genome:
- the SNAPC2 gene encoding snRNA-activating protein complex subunit 2, translating to MKPPARRRAAPDRYAGPAEEASCARPPWNTHEKQQLLRALRARGDELRSELEPSAEELRGWLPRRSEAEISHFLHGLKGQVAREVIRDEYRRCREERKLWEAQIPAPIEVWADLAGQVADQLEGAVTAAFSQVLTVAATEPVGLLHSIPRKTTQVTERQILRGVPARKWEPPSSAAFHPARESPEGTAVDGIQVFLATTPAVAGNFTVDFEKVYRYLFVLSRGGRKPELTPSESAVLLDLLMSLPEELSHLNCVGLESHMCQAYRELVIPQIGQPETAGPAPCPLGTGDWAEDHGSGSLDGGHVPGASGFFSHRNSCSAALAPTTDLGPWAPRSAWQKVDFCPLNSFLIPLRLLTQSGDPGW from the exons ATGAAGCCCCCGGCGCGGCGCCGCGCGGCCCCGGACCGCTACGCGGGCCCGGCCGAGGAGGCGAGCTGCGCGCGGCCGCCTTGGAACACGCACGAGAAGCAGCAGCTGCTGCGCGCGCTGCGGGCCCGCGGGGACGAGCTCCGCTCTGAGCTCGAGCCCTCGGCTGAGGAGCTGCGGGGCTGGCTGCCCCGGCGGAGCGAGGCCGAG ATCAGCCACTTCCTGCACGGCTTGAAGGGCCAAGTGGCCCGGGAGGTCATCCGAGACGAGTACCGACGCTGCCGGGAGGAGCGGAAGCTGTGGGAGGCCCAGATCCCGGCCCCCATCGAG GTCTGGGCAGATCTGGCCGGGCAGGTGGCTGACCAGCTGGAAGGAGCGGTGACCGCCGCGTTCTCACAG GTCCTCACCGTCGCCGCCACGGAGCCCGTCGGCCTGCTCCACTCCATCCCTCGGAAGACAACCCAGGTGACCGAGCGGCAGATCCTCCGCGGCGTTCCCGCCCGGAAGTGGGAGCCCCCCTCTTCTGCGGCCTTCCACCCGGCCCGGGAGTCCCCCGAAGGCACAGCGGTCGACGGTATCCAGGTCTTTCTTGCTACCACTCCTGCTGTGGCGGGAAACTTCACTGTCGACTTCGAGAAGGTCTATAGGTACTTGTTCGTCCTGTCCAGAGGTGGGAGAAAGCCTGAGCTCACGCCCAGTG agtCTGCTGTCCTTCTGGATTTGCTCATGTCCCTCCCCGAAGAGCTGAGCCACCTGAACTGTGTGGGACTGGAGAGCCACATGTGTCAGGCCTACAGGGAGCTGGTTATCCCTCAGATAGGCCAGCCAGAGACAGCGGGCCCAGCCCCTTGCCCTCTAGGAACAGGAGACTGGGCAGAGGACCACGGGAGCGGCAGCTTGGATGGTGGACATGTGCCAGGGGCATCAGGGTTCTTCAGCCACAGGAACAGCTGTTCAGCAGCTCTTGCCCCCACGACAGACCTGGGGCCCTGGGCCCCTCGATCAGCCTGGCAGAAGGTGGACTTCTGCCCTCTGAACTCATTTCTAATCCCCCTACGGCTCCTAACTCAATCTGGGGACCCAGGGTGGTAA